A genomic window from Chitinophaga pollutisoli includes:
- a CDS encoding glycine--tRNA ligase has product MATDQNKFQAIISHCKEYGFIFPSSEIYDGLSAVYDYGQYGAELKKNVRDYWWRSMTQMHDNIVGIDAAIFMHPTVWKASGHVDNFSDPMIDNKDSKKRYRVDHLIEGYADTLPEAEKDAVIAAMENYLKENDYAGLKAFIEEKKIACAVSGTVNWTDIRQFNLMFSTEFGAVAAENEGDNKVYLRPETAQGIFVNFLNVQKTGRMKIPFGIAQVGKAFRNEIVARQFVFRMREFEQMEMQFFIRPGTQQEWYAYWKEERMKWHKSLGLKPEHLQFHDHAKLAHYADAAVDIEYNFPIGFKEVEGIHSRTDFDLSQHQKFSGKKLQYFDPEINQNYVPYVIETSIGLDRCCFMVLSEAYEEQEVGTAEKPDTRVVLKFPPKLAPIKLAVFPLTKKDGLPEIAKHLIAECKKNFYCYYEEKDSIGKRYRRQDAIGTPFCVTVDHQTIEDGTVTVRHRDSMEQERIPLTAVKEMVMKAMMD; this is encoded by the coding sequence ATGGCAACAGATCAGAACAAGTTCCAGGCGATCATTTCGCACTGTAAAGAATACGGTTTCATTTTCCCGTCGAGTGAGATTTATGACGGGCTGAGCGCGGTGTACGACTATGGTCAGTACGGCGCCGAGCTGAAAAAGAATGTGCGCGACTACTGGTGGCGCAGCATGACGCAGATGCACGATAACATCGTGGGCATCGACGCGGCCATTTTCATGCACCCCACGGTTTGGAAGGCATCCGGGCACGTCGATAACTTCAGCGACCCGATGATCGACAATAAAGACAGCAAGAAGCGCTACCGCGTGGACCACCTCATCGAAGGCTATGCAGACACCCTGCCCGAAGCCGAGAAAGACGCGGTGATCGCCGCCATGGAAAATTACCTGAAAGAAAACGATTACGCGGGGCTGAAGGCTTTCATCGAAGAGAAGAAGATCGCCTGCGCGGTGAGCGGCACCGTTAACTGGACCGATATCCGCCAGTTCAACCTGATGTTCTCCACCGAGTTCGGCGCAGTAGCGGCAGAGAACGAAGGTGATAATAAAGTGTACCTCCGTCCGGAAACGGCACAGGGTATTTTCGTGAACTTCCTAAACGTGCAGAAAACGGGCCGCATGAAGATCCCGTTTGGTATTGCGCAGGTAGGTAAAGCTTTCCGCAATGAGATCGTGGCACGCCAGTTCGTGTTCCGCATGCGCGAGTTCGAGCAGATGGAGATGCAGTTCTTCATCCGCCCCGGCACCCAGCAGGAATGGTACGCTTACTGGAAGGAAGAGCGCATGAAATGGCACAAGAGCCTCGGCCTGAAACCCGAGCACCTCCAGTTCCACGATCACGCCAAACTGGCCCACTATGCCGACGCGGCGGTGGATATCGAGTATAATTTCCCGATTGGTTTCAAGGAAGTGGAAGGCATCCACAGCCGTACCGACTTCGACCTGAGCCAGCACCAGAAATTCTCCGGCAAAAAGCTCCAGTACTTCGATCCCGAGATCAACCAGAACTACGTTCCGTACGTGATCGAAACCTCCATCGGCCTCGACCGCTGCTGCTTCATGGTGCTTTCCGAAGCGTACGAAGAACAGGAAGTGGGTACCGCCGAAAAACCCGATACACGCGTTGTGCTGAAGTTCCCTCCGAAGCTGGCACCCATCAAGCTGGCTGTTTTCCCGCTGACCAAAAAAGACGGTTTGCCTGAAATCGCGAAGCACCTGATCGCAGAATGCAAAAAGAATTTCTATTGCTATTACGAAGAGAAAGACAGCATCGGTAAACGCTATCGCCGCCAGGATGCAATCGGTACGCCTTTCTGCGTAACTGTTGACCACCAGACGATCGAAGATGGTACCGTAACCGTTCGTCACCGCGATTCCATGGAACAGGAGCGTATCCCGCTTACCGCCGTGAAGGAAATGGTGATGAAAGCAATGATGGATTAA
- a CDS encoding FAD-binding oxidoreductase — protein sequence MLEQWYTGVVTKIVNETYNTRRFWIHIPEKEAFHFKAGQFVTLDLPIHEKKNKRWRSYSIASHPNGSSDIELVIVLLDGGAGTTYIFNEIKEGSELILRGPLGNFILPETMDRDIFLICTGTGIAPFRSMAKFLHKNQIAHPNIHLIYGSRYEKDILYKDEMRALAAEMPGFHYHPTLSREDSPDWTGHRGYVHNVYEDLLSDRRPAHFFLCGWKVMIDEAKQRIQAMGYDRHDIHLELYG from the coding sequence ATGCTCGAACAATGGTACACCGGCGTGGTGACGAAGATTGTGAATGAGACGTATAACACCAGGAGATTTTGGATCCACATACCCGAGAAGGAAGCATTTCATTTTAAGGCCGGGCAGTTCGTAACGCTGGACCTGCCGATCCACGAGAAGAAGAACAAGCGATGGCGGAGTTATTCCATCGCCTCCCACCCCAACGGTTCATCCGACATAGAACTGGTGATCGTGTTACTGGACGGGGGCGCAGGGACCACCTACATTTTCAACGAAATCAAGGAAGGCAGCGAGTTGATTCTCCGCGGACCGCTGGGGAATTTCATCCTCCCCGAAACGATGGACAGGGATATTTTCCTCATTTGTACCGGCACGGGCATCGCGCCGTTCCGGTCGATGGCGAAGTTCCTGCACAAGAACCAGATCGCCCATCCCAACATCCACCTGATCTACGGATCGCGGTACGAGAAGGATATTTTGTATAAAGACGAGATGCGCGCCCTTGCGGCCGAGATGCCCGGCTTCCACTACCACCCCACCCTTTCGCGGGAGGATAGCCCCGACTGGACGGGCCACCGGGGCTATGTGCACAACGTTTACGAAGACCTCCTTTCCGACCGCCGCCCCGCGCATTTCTTCCTCTGCGGCTGGAAAGTGATGATCGACGAGGCGAAGCAACGCATCCAGGCCATGGGCTACGACCGGCACGACATCCACCTGGAGTTGTACGGTTAA
- the mfd gene encoding transcription-repair coupling factor — translation MNLQGVLQLFERDYRLKSLADGTLMPAPRYFHLTGLTGSAAAFVATALRNASEANHVFILNDKEEAAYFHNDLEHLSQALDIFYFPDSFKKTGVFSDLNSSHSMLRTEALMKLTGPQPHKKVLVTYPEALFEKVAGNTTYNTNMISVKVGENLKVDELLAKLVEWGFEHADFVYEPGQYAVRGGILDIYSFGNDKPYRFELFGDEVDSIRLFDPETQLSERKLMQVNLIANMDTRVSSGDKMSLPDFLPANTIVWIKDPSYVQGVMGQMEQRLDDWLQTGRATDVSDDEAIQLYEADFEKADVIMNQLLQKHCVVFGQHFNFEKVPAGVEEISFKTVEQPVFNRQFDLLIKDLSAQNAAKTALFIFAENPRQLERLRSIFEDLKADFLFYPIPVPISAGFVDAGLKIACYTDHQIFQRFHKYKVKQAYNKNKAITLKTLQELQSGDFVTHIDHGVGVYSGLQKIEVGGKMQEAIRIIYKNNDLLYVNINSLHKISKYTGKEGVTPKVNKLGSDAWEKLKEKAKTEVKDIAKDLIKLYAARKAQQGFQHTPDTYLQTELEASFIYEDTPDQSKATSDVKRDMESPSPMDRLVCGDVGFGKTEVAVRAAFKTVVDGKQAAVLVPTTILAFQHWKTFSERLKDFPCTVDYINRFKSAKQKKETLQKLAEGKIDIIIGTHSLLGKEVKFKDLGVMIVDEEQKFGVTAKEKLKTMKVNVDTLTLTATPIPRTLQFSLMGARDLSIINTPPPNRQPIETEVLVFDKEQIRDAIYYETERGGQVYFIHNRVHGLREMAGLIQELCPDLSIATAHGQLEGHKLEEVILDFIDRKYDVLVCTNIVESGVDISNANTIIINNAHHFGLSDLHQLRGRVGRSNKKAFCYLMAPPMSTLPADSRKRLQTLEQHSELGSGFQIAMRDLDIRGAGNLLGGEQSGFITEIGFDMYQKILDEAIRELKQTDFKDLFKDQLEEKKDYISDCTIDTDLEILIPDTYIESIQERLNLYQELDNITQESKLQEFAAGLEDRFGAAPDPVLDLYTTIRCRWMAIALGFEKMILKEETLRCYFINNPDSPYFESPTFQHILHYIQTRTNNARLKQVGKNFMLIVDRIDSMTKLHDFLRKMTDARN, via the coding sequence ATGAATTTGCAGGGAGTATTACAATTGTTTGAGCGAGATTACCGCCTGAAATCACTGGCGGACGGGACCCTCATGCCCGCGCCCCGTTATTTCCACCTCACGGGCCTCACCGGCAGCGCCGCCGCTTTCGTGGCTACCGCCCTCCGCAACGCCTCCGAGGCCAACCATGTATTCATCCTGAACGACAAAGAAGAAGCCGCCTATTTCCATAACGACCTGGAACATCTTTCCCAGGCGCTGGACATATTCTACTTCCCCGACTCGTTCAAGAAAACCGGCGTATTCTCCGACCTCAACAGCAGCCACAGCATGCTGCGCACCGAGGCGCTCATGAAGCTCACCGGCCCCCAGCCCCACAAGAAAGTGCTCGTCACCTATCCCGAAGCCCTCTTCGAAAAAGTGGCCGGCAACACCACCTACAATACCAACATGATCTCCGTCAAAGTAGGTGAAAACCTCAAAGTGGATGAGCTGCTGGCTAAACTGGTGGAATGGGGCTTTGAACATGCCGACTTTGTATACGAACCCGGGCAATACGCCGTCCGCGGCGGTATCCTGGATATATATTCCTTCGGGAACGACAAGCCCTACCGCTTCGAGCTGTTCGGCGACGAGGTGGATTCCATCCGCCTCTTCGATCCCGAAACACAACTTTCCGAAAGGAAGCTCATGCAGGTCAACCTGATCGCCAATATGGACACCCGCGTGTCGTCCGGCGATAAAATGTCGCTGCCTGATTTCCTTCCCGCCAACACCATCGTATGGATCAAAGACCCTTCCTACGTGCAGGGCGTGATGGGACAAATGGAGCAGCGGCTCGACGACTGGCTGCAAACCGGCCGCGCCACAGACGTGTCTGACGACGAGGCTATCCAGCTATACGAAGCGGATTTCGAAAAGGCGGATGTGATCATGAATCAGCTGCTGCAAAAGCATTGCGTCGTGTTCGGGCAACATTTCAATTTTGAGAAAGTGCCGGCAGGGGTGGAAGAAATATCCTTCAAAACAGTGGAGCAGCCTGTGTTCAACCGTCAGTTCGACCTGCTGATCAAAGACCTCTCGGCACAGAACGCCGCCAAAACGGCGTTGTTCATCTTCGCGGAAAACCCGCGGCAGCTCGAAAGGCTCCGGAGCATCTTCGAAGACCTCAAGGCCGATTTTCTCTTCTATCCCATCCCTGTGCCCATCAGCGCCGGGTTCGTGGATGCGGGACTGAAGATCGCCTGCTATACCGATCACCAGATCTTCCAGCGCTTCCATAAGTACAAAGTGAAACAGGCCTATAACAAGAACAAGGCCATCACCCTCAAAACCCTGCAGGAACTGCAATCCGGCGACTTCGTGACCCACATCGATCATGGCGTGGGCGTTTACAGCGGCTTGCAGAAAATCGAAGTGGGCGGGAAGATGCAGGAAGCGATCCGTATCATCTATAAAAACAACGATCTGCTGTATGTGAATATCAACTCACTGCACAAGATCAGCAAATACACCGGTAAAGAAGGCGTTACCCCGAAAGTCAACAAGCTCGGCAGCGACGCGTGGGAAAAGCTGAAGGAGAAAGCGAAAACCGAAGTAAAGGACATCGCCAAAGACCTCATCAAGCTGTACGCTGCGCGCAAGGCCCAGCAAGGCTTCCAGCATACGCCCGATACTTACCTCCAAACAGAACTGGAAGCGTCGTTTATTTACGAAGACACGCCCGACCAGTCCAAAGCCACCTCCGACGTGAAGCGGGACATGGAATCCCCTTCGCCGATGGACCGCCTCGTTTGCGGCGACGTAGGTTTCGGCAAAACGGAAGTGGCCGTCCGCGCCGCGTTCAAAACCGTTGTGGATGGCAAGCAGGCCGCTGTACTGGTGCCGACTACCATCCTGGCATTTCAGCACTGGAAAACATTCTCCGAGCGGTTGAAGGATTTCCCCTGCACGGTGGATTACATCAACCGGTTCAAATCCGCCAAACAGAAAAAAGAAACCCTGCAGAAACTTGCCGAAGGGAAAATCGATATCATCATCGGCACGCATTCCCTGTTGGGTAAGGAAGTGAAGTTTAAGGATCTTGGCGTGATGATCGTCGACGAAGAGCAGAAATTCGGCGTAACGGCGAAGGAAAAGCTGAAGACGATGAAGGTGAACGTGGATACACTCACGCTAACGGCCACGCCTATCCCCAGAACGCTGCAGTTCTCGCTCATGGGCGCCCGCGACTTGTCCATCATCAACACGCCGCCGCCCAACCGCCAGCCCATCGAGACTGAAGTGCTGGTGTTCGACAAGGAACAAATCCGCGATGCGATCTATTATGAAACGGAGCGCGGCGGGCAGGTGTATTTCATCCACAACCGGGTGCACGGCCTCCGTGAAATGGCGGGCCTCATCCAGGAATTATGCCCTGACCTGAGCATCGCCACCGCGCATGGCCAGCTGGAAGGGCATAAGCTGGAAGAAGTGATCCTCGATTTCATCGACCGCAAGTACGACGTACTGGTGTGCACCAATATCGTGGAAAGTGGGGTGGATATTTCCAACGCCAATACCATTATCATCAACAACGCCCATCACTTTGGCCTGAGCGATCTGCACCAGCTGCGCGGGCGTGTGGGCAGAAGCAATAAAAAAGCGTTTTGTTACCTGATGGCGCCGCCGATGAGCACGCTCCCGGCCGACAGCCGCAAGCGCCTGCAAACGCTGGAACAGCACAGCGAACTGGGCTCCGGCTTCCAGATCGCCATGCGCGACCTCGATATCCGCGGGGCCGGTAACCTCCTGGGCGGAGAACAAAGCGGGTTCATCACGGAGATCGGTTTCGATATGTACCAGAAGATTCTCGACGAAGCCATCCGCGAACTGAAACAAACCGATTTCAAAGACCTGTTCAAAGATCAGCTGGAGGAGAAGAAAGATTACATATCCGATTGTACGATCGATACCGACCTGGAAATCCTCATCCCCGACACGTACATCGAAAGCATCCAGGAAAGGCTGAACCTTTACCAGGAGCTCGACAATATTACGCAGGAGTCCAAACTACAGGAATTCGCCGCCGGGCTGGAAGACCGCTTCGGCGCCGCACCCGATCCCGTGCTGGACCTCTACACCACCATCCGCTGCCGCTGGATGGCGATCGCGCTGGGCTTCGAAAAAATGATATTGAAAGAAGAAACCCTCCGCTGTTATTTCATCAACAACCCCGACAGCCCCTATTTCGAATCGCCCACCTTCCAGCATATCCTGCATTACATTCAAACCCGCACCAACAACGCGAGGCTGAAACAGGTAGGCAAAAACTTCATGCTGATTGTGGACCGTATCGACTCCATGACCAAGCTGCACGACTTCCTCCGGAAAATGACCGACGCGCGCAATTAA
- a CDS encoding SIMPL domain-containing protein has protein sequence MTATSFAQTTDTKPPVKKIEVNGSAELEITPDEIYFNITLREYMKNKTQKVTIAELEQKLQKAVEAAGIPKADFTIANVFGYNYDQWWKKKKDTPDFMARKQYRLKLARLDKINSILGAVDEEGIESANIASFSSSKMEEYRKQVKISALKAAKAKAEYLVEAIDEKLGGVIEIQEFNTDQYSDVRPELANMMVRKAAAYDAAGGAPDSNIDFKTIKIRAEVRAVFGIK, from the coding sequence ATGACAGCAACTTCTTTCGCACAAACCACCGACACCAAGCCCCCGGTAAAGAAGATCGAAGTAAACGGCAGTGCAGAACTGGAAATCACGCCCGATGAGATTTACTTCAACATCACCCTGCGCGAATACATGAAAAACAAAACGCAGAAAGTGACGATCGCCGAGCTGGAACAGAAGCTGCAGAAAGCCGTAGAGGCAGCAGGCATCCCGAAGGCTGATTTTACCATCGCCAACGTATTCGGTTACAACTACGACCAGTGGTGGAAAAAGAAAAAAGATACGCCTGACTTCATGGCCCGCAAACAATACCGCCTGAAACTCGCCCGCCTGGATAAAATCAACAGCATCCTTGGCGCGGTAGACGAGGAAGGTATCGAAAGCGCGAACATCGCTTCCTTCAGCAGCAGCAAAATGGAAGAATACCGCAAGCAGGTGAAAATCTCCGCGCTGAAAGCAGCTAAAGCCAAAGCCGAATACCTGGTGGAAGCCATCGACGAAAAGCTGGGCGGCGTGATCGAGATCCAGGAGTTCAACACCGACCAGTACAGCGATGTTCGTCCCGAATTGGCGAATATGATGGTACGCAAAGCTGCCGCTTACGACGCAGCAGGCGGTGCGCCCGATTCCAACATCGATTTCAAAACGATCAAGATCCGCGCGGAAGTACGCGCCGTGTTCGGGATCAAATAA